Proteins encoded together in one Amblyomma americanum isolate KBUSLIRL-KWMA chromosome 1, ASM5285725v1, whole genome shotgun sequence window:
- the LOC144116387 gene encoding uncharacterized protein LOC144116387 gives MQVSKSYTLFAKRSSNYILVQFPSPQCCVAIAAECVTVVHSLLLVSGDIETNPGPNDSSAVLAELQKLTAGQTQLIAEVQGLKSQLTTTDKTITDLSNRMTDLETHYQALLPLRNDIEKMQADTSNVARIIQELETRIEDAENRSRRNNLIFYGIPDTTDSETWAESEKLIIDVCRNNLQITVEPHEIERAHRLGRHSQDKNRPIIVKFTSSKTKESILSNGQNLKDTVYSVGEDFAHAVRHARKQLVAFAKARSAKFFLRFKTLHIGLNRYIFDTSSNTVKQIA, from the coding sequence atgcagGTTAGTAAATCATATACCTTATTTGCCAAAAGATCAAGCAATTATATTCTGGTGCAGTTCCCGAGCCCACAGTGCTGTGTTGCCATTGCCGCCGAGTGTGTCACTGTTGTTCATTCTTTGCTATTGGTATCAGGAGATATCGAAACTAACCCTGGTCCTAACGACAGCAGTGCAGTACTCGCGGAACTCCAGAAACTAACCGCAGGCCAAACCCAACTAATAGCCGAAGTACAAGGTCTGAAATCCCAGCTCACTACTACGGATAAGACAATAACTGATTTAAGCAATCGTATGACCGACCTGGAAACACACTACCAAGCACTACTTCCCCTTCGAAACGACATTGAAAAGATGCAGGCTGACACAAGCAACGTGGCGCGTATAATCCAGGAACTAGAAACCCGCATAGAGGACGCTGAAAACAGGTCACGCCGTAACAATCTCATATTCTATGGTATCCCTGACACTACTGATAGCGAAACGTGGGCAGAATCTGAAAAACTAATCATTGATGTTTGCCGTAATAACCTTCAAATAACTGTGGAACCTCACGAAATAGAAAGAGCTCATCGCCTCGGTCGTCACTCCCAAGATAAAAATCGTCCCATAATCGTGAAATTCACAAGTAGCAAAACTAAAGAATCCATCCTATCAAATGGGCAAAATCTGAAAGACACGGTTTATAGTGTTGGAGAGGACTTCGCGCATGCCGTTCGTCACGCGCGAAAACAACTTGTTGCATTTGCTAAAGCCAGGTCTGCCAAATTTTTCTTGCGATTTAAAACACTTCACATCGGCTTGAACCGTTATATTTTTGACACTTCATCTAACACCGTCAAGCAAATCGCGTAG